In Paenibacillus guangzhouensis, a single window of DNA contains:
- a CDS encoding S1 domain-containing RNA-binding protein, which yields MAIEVGTKLEGKVTGITHFGAFVDLSGGVTGLVHISEIADNYVKDVNDHLKIDDVVTVKVINVDKDGKIGLSIKQAVDKPVEAQTRPPRTPRPDRQGGRPDGDRPGGFQRDRGGRSFKPPANKATFEDKMSRFLKDSEERISSLKKNTEGKRGGRGAKRM from the coding sequence ATGGCAATTGAAGTGGGCACCAAGTTAGAAGGAAAAGTGACAGGGATTACGCATTTTGGAGCATTTGTAGATCTGTCAGGAGGTGTCACGGGTCTCGTTCACATCTCGGAGATCGCCGACAACTATGTGAAGGACGTCAATGATCACTTGAAAATTGATGATGTTGTCACGGTAAAAGTCATTAACGTTGATAAGGACGGCAAGATTGGTCTATCCATCAAGCAAGCAGTGGATAAGCCAGTTGAAGCGCAGACTAGGCCGCCAAGAACGCCAAGACCTGATCGTCAAGGCGGACGTCCAGACGGTGACAGACCAGGCGGATTTCAACGAGATCGAGGTGGGCGTTCATTCAAACCACCTGCGAACAAGGCTACTTTCGAAGATAAAATGTCCCGTTTCTTAAAAGATAGTGAGGAGCGCATTTCTTCCCTGAAGAAGAACACCGAAGGGAAGCGCGGAGGCCGCGGCGCGAAACGCATGTAA
- a CDS encoding FtsB family cell division protein encodes MSSRVRQEQPTKYAGARKRIRLWMMFMVLFFSWGIYTFIHQTVTLASERVKLEDNHKLHQETKLLQTQLEQEIARLNEDEYIGQIARKTLDMYPPGETPIDKGMLK; translated from the coding sequence ATGTCGTCTAGGGTTCGTCAGGAACAACCAACTAAATATGCGGGCGCTCGGAAACGAATTCGGCTCTGGATGATGTTCATGGTCTTGTTCTTCAGCTGGGGGATTTATACTTTCATTCATCAGACGGTGACACTGGCAAGTGAACGCGTCAAGCTGGAAGATAATCATAAGCTGCATCAGGAGACAAAGCTGCTGCAGACACAACTAGAGCAAGAGATTGCTCGGCTGAATGAGGATGAATATATCGGACAGATTGCAAGGAAGACACTCGATATGTATCCGCCAGGTGAGACCCCGATTGATAAGGGAATGCTCAAATAG
- the yabQ gene encoding spore cortex biosynthesis protein YabQ, whose translation MSLNEQFVAMFAMLVSGLCMGIIFDGYRVVAHQLHFPKWTKPVLDFCYWVIAVCFIFRMLYITNQGELRFYVFFGLFLGVWFYFLWFSFTTVRIVVILMKVIKQIVRLIQRLVEIFLLKPVIGLYKLAKLLVRFLFLSAMFIGRIVLQLLSPFWRLFKFLTRPLWRHFKVPVWVKRSLDYGTRLWNRLFKRKREE comes from the coding sequence ATGAGCTTGAATGAGCAATTTGTGGCCATGTTCGCGATGTTGGTTAGTGGGTTATGCATGGGGATCATTTTCGACGGATACCGGGTGGTTGCCCACCAGCTTCACTTTCCAAAATGGACCAAGCCTGTACTAGATTTCTGTTACTGGGTGATTGCGGTTTGCTTCATTTTTCGAATGTTATATATCACAAATCAGGGAGAATTGCGTTTTTATGTCTTTTTTGGGCTCTTTCTAGGCGTTTGGTTCTATTTTTTATGGTTCAGCTTTACAACCGTACGCATTGTGGTAATCTTAATGAAGGTTATCAAACAGATTGTCCGGTTGATTCAGCGCTTGGTGGAGATCTTCTTACTGAAGCCAGTCATCGGCTTGTATAAATTGGCAAAACTTCTCGTTCGATTTCTGTTCCTGTCCGCTATGTTCATAGGCAGGATTGTGTTACAATTGTTAAGTCCGTTTTGGAGGTTGTTCAAATTCCTAACGCGTCCCTTATGGAGACATTTCAAAGTTCCGGTATGGGTGAAACGTTCGCTCGATTACGGGACAAGATTATGGAACCGCCTCTTCAAACGTAAGCGTGAAGAATAG
- the yabP gene encoding sporulation protein YabP gives MVEQVKTKRQEVKMLNRKQLEITGVSNVESFDNEEFLLNTECGFLAIRGQNLHIKNLSLEQGLIAIEGMINSLTYLDANSQGKSKGFLGKLFK, from the coding sequence ATGGTGGAACAGGTGAAGACGAAACGGCAAGAAGTGAAGATGCTAAATCGTAAACAGCTCGAGATTACCGGCGTAAGCAACGTGGAGAGTTTCGATAATGAGGAATTTCTGCTCAATACGGAATGCGGATTCCTCGCAATTCGGGGGCAAAATTTACATATCAAGAACCTAAGTCTCGAACAAGGCCTGATCGCGATTGAAGGCATGATTAACTCCCTGACGTATTTAGATGCGAACTCCCAAGGCAAATCTAAAGGGTTTCTAGGGAAGTTGTTTAAATGA
- a CDS encoding RNA-binding S4 domain-containing protein: MRVDKFLKVSRLIKRRTVAKDVSDQGRVLVNGREAKPSSSVKEGDEITIQFGQKLVTVRVERTAETTKKDEAAQLYTVIKEEPIAKSNDFPW; this comes from the coding sequence ATGCGTGTCGATAAATTCCTGAAAGTATCCCGATTAATTAAGCGTCGTACCGTTGCGAAGGATGTGTCCGATCAAGGACGCGTGCTCGTGAATGGACGAGAGGCGAAGCCAAGCAGCAGCGTCAAAGAGGGCGATGAGATTACGATTCAATTCGGCCAGAAGTTGGTTACCGTTCGTGTCGAGCGTACGGCTGAGACGACTAAGAAGGATGAAGCTGCGCAGCTTTATACGGTGATCAAGGAAGAGCCGATTGCGAAATCGAATGATTTTCCTTGGTAG
- a CDS encoding HU family DNA-binding protein gives MNKTDLVNNISTKSGLTKKDVESVLNSFLGEITDALAGGDKVQLIGFGTFETRKRAGRTGRNPQTGKTIDIPASNVPAFKAGNKLKDAVK, from the coding sequence ATGAACAAGACAGATTTGGTAAACAACATTTCTACAAAAAGCGGATTAACTAAAAAAGACGTTGAATCAGTATTAAATAGTTTCCTAGGCGAAATTACAGATGCGCTTGCTGGCGGCGACAAAGTTCAATTGATCGGATTCGGTACTTTCGAAACTCGTAAACGTGCAGGTCGTACAGGCCGCAACCCACAAACAGGTAAAACAATCGACATCCCAGCTTCGAACGTTCCTGCATTCAAAGCAGGCAACAAGCTTAAAGACGCTGTAAAGTAA
- the yabN gene encoding bifunctional methyltransferase/pyrophosphohydrolase YabN encodes MDKSITVLGLGSGDPDQLTLGNWRKLKSAAHVFVRTEHHPMMTLLREEGIAYTSFDSLYEQHDDFLEVYRAITDQLIVLAGEQGPIVYAVPGHPMVAESTVQQLRQRCGEAGIALHITGGESFLDQAFTRLGFDPIEGFQLLDSSGMSSSWLQPQLHTVIGQVYDTFTASDVKLVLMELYPDDYEVVVGHALGVQGEEQILHVPLYELDRVEGYGNLSLIWVPRSDDEQLRNRTFARLHEIVGILRSPEGCPWDQEQTHQSIRKNLIEETYEVLETIDDDDPIHMQEELGDLLLQVMLHSQMEEEVGTFTVYDVIQTLNEKLLFRHPHVFGDQSAGDASEALKNWEQMKAEEKQRKGLDQSAVSVLDGVPRDLPGLMKAYKLQKKAAKVGFDWEDLNGVYSKIEEEFAELKQAVANGDSHDERIGELGDLLFAVVNAARFIDADPEEALARTNRKFTSRFHYIEDQLRINGKSFDQTDLLEMEKWWQAAKHR; translated from the coding sequence ATGGATAAATCAATAACGGTGCTAGGGCTTGGTTCAGGGGATCCGGATCAGCTGACCCTAGGCAACTGGAGAAAACTGAAGTCTGCGGCTCATGTGTTCGTACGTACAGAGCATCATCCGATGATGACACTGCTGCGGGAGGAAGGGATTGCTTATACGTCCTTTGATTCGCTCTATGAGCAACATGACGACTTCCTGGAAGTCTATCGCGCAATTACGGACCAGTTGATCGTATTAGCTGGTGAACAAGGCCCTATCGTCTATGCGGTGCCTGGCCACCCGATGGTCGCGGAATCGACCGTACAACAGCTTAGACAGCGCTGCGGCGAAGCGGGAATTGCCCTGCATATTACAGGTGGAGAGAGCTTCTTGGATCAGGCCTTTACACGCCTGGGGTTCGATCCGATTGAGGGATTCCAGCTGCTCGATAGCAGCGGCATGTCGTCCTCGTGGCTTCAGCCTCAGCTTCATACCGTGATTGGTCAGGTCTACGATACATTTACAGCATCCGACGTGAAGCTGGTCTTGATGGAGCTGTATCCAGACGATTATGAAGTCGTTGTAGGACATGCGCTCGGCGTTCAAGGGGAAGAGCAGATTCTGCACGTGCCGCTCTATGAGCTGGATCGTGTCGAAGGTTATGGTAATTTATCGCTAATTTGGGTGCCCCGAAGCGACGATGAACAGCTGCGTAACCGGACCTTTGCAAGATTACACGAAATTGTCGGAATTTTGCGCAGCCCTGAAGGCTGTCCATGGGATCAGGAGCAGACACATCAATCGATTCGCAAGAACCTGATCGAGGAGACGTACGAAGTGCTCGAGACCATTGACGATGATGATCCAATCCATATGCAGGAAGAATTGGGGGATCTTCTGTTGCAAGTTATGCTGCATTCGCAGATGGAAGAGGAAGTCGGAACCTTCACCGTCTATGATGTGATACAGACGCTCAATGAGAAGCTGCTGTTCCGTCATCCGCACGTCTTCGGCGATCAATCGGCTGGCGATGCAAGCGAAGCGCTGAAGAATTGGGAGCAGATGAAAGCGGAAGAGAAACAGCGTAAAGGGCTCGATCAATCCGCCGTTTCGGTACTCGATGGTGTGCCGAGAGACCTGCCGGGACTCATGAAGGCTTACAAACTTCAGAAGAAGGCTGCGAAGGTTGGTTTTGACTGGGAGGACTTAAATGGTGTATACTCCAAAATCGAAGAAGAATTTGCGGAGCTGAAGCAGGCCGTTGCAAATGGCGACTCGCACGATGAGAGAATCGGCGAGCTGGGAGATTTATTGTTTGCTGTCGTCAATGCGGCACGATTTATCGATGCGGACCCAGAAGAGGCGCTAGCGCGAACCAATCGCAAATTTACTTCTCGTTTTCACTATATTGAAGACCAGCTCCGTATAAATGGTAAATCTTTTGACCAAACTGATTTACTAGAGATGGAAAAATGGTGGCAAGCCGCCAAACACCGGTAG
- a CDS encoding putative polysaccharide biosynthesis protein, with protein MKEQQDMGSMHSDSHVVKGAMVLGLAALLSKLIGTLQKIPLQNIAGDGVFGIYNAVYPFYILVVFLATAGFPVAISKFVAERVAEGDDVGARRILRVSMVLLGAAGIVGCILLNQGADRIAGWMDNVHTAEAIRCSSFALLIVPLMSAIRGYFQGKSMMVPTAVSQVAEQVIRVATMLFLLLFLTRGGVEESVVAAGAALGSTAGGIAGMLVMMYYYHKDRSKASVSADEQAAEPLRSLVWRLVQYAVLVCLGAIVVPMMSIVDTFTVPRLLKMSYGDELQAMAAFGVYNRGLPLVQLVGMVASSISVSIIPAITQDHMSRKLDKLRQRSTILIRWSWILGAASTLGLVLLAEPINIALYSDSNGTDTMAWVACMAVVSTINIMTGAILQGIGKVNAPAWHLLVAVGVKIVLNLWLVPVLGLNGAAIAGVAAYGIAALLNAIVLLRTLRLRISWRDLVVKPLLMMGFLSAGVIVANMLLPDLLQGIGLGNERVEAVIVSLVGIVIGVAAFAGSGIWLGAITAQELAMLPGAKKYIPKLERLGLLKRH; from the coding sequence ATGAAGGAGCAGCAGGACATGGGTTCGATGCATTCGGATTCTCATGTCGTTAAGGGCGCAATGGTGCTCGGACTTGCAGCGCTACTGTCGAAATTGATCGGAACGCTGCAGAAGATTCCGCTACAGAACATTGCGGGAGACGGCGTTTTTGGCATTTATAATGCGGTGTATCCTTTTTATATTTTGGTTGTATTCCTTGCGACAGCCGGCTTCCCCGTGGCGATATCGAAGTTCGTAGCGGAGCGGGTAGCTGAGGGCGACGATGTGGGAGCTAGGCGGATTCTGCGCGTATCCATGGTCTTGCTCGGGGCAGCAGGGATCGTCGGATGTATTCTTCTGAATCAAGGCGCGGATCGAATTGCAGGCTGGATGGATAATGTTCATACGGCAGAAGCCATCCGCTGTTCGTCCTTTGCCTTGCTAATTGTGCCGCTCATGTCCGCCATCCGCGGCTATTTCCAGGGCAAATCGATGATGGTCCCGACGGCGGTCTCACAAGTTGCGGAACAAGTCATTCGAGTAGCGACGATGCTCTTCTTGCTGCTCTTCCTAACACGTGGAGGCGTGGAGGAGTCGGTCGTCGCTGCGGGTGCAGCGCTTGGCTCGACAGCTGGGGGCATAGCCGGGATGCTGGTCATGATGTATTACTATCATAAAGATCGTAGTAAGGCCTCTGTATCAGCCGATGAACAAGCGGCGGAACCTCTGCGTTCACTTGTATGGCGGCTTGTGCAATATGCGGTACTGGTGTGTCTTGGGGCTATTGTAGTACCAATGATGAGCATTGTCGATACGTTTACTGTACCAAGGCTATTGAAGATGTCATACGGGGACGAGCTGCAGGCAATGGCGGCATTTGGCGTGTATAATCGCGGACTGCCTCTCGTCCAACTCGTTGGCATGGTGGCGAGTTCGATTTCCGTATCGATCATTCCAGCGATTACACAGGACCATATGAGCCGCAAGCTGGACAAGCTGCGGCAGCGATCGACGATCTTGATTCGATGGTCTTGGATCTTGGGTGCAGCATCGACGCTCGGACTTGTACTGCTCGCAGAACCGATCAACATCGCGTTATACAGCGATTCGAATGGGACGGATACGATGGCTTGGGTGGCTTGTATGGCGGTCGTGAGCACGATTAACATTATGACGGGAGCGATTTTGCAGGGGATTGGCAAAGTGAATGCACCGGCCTGGCACTTGTTGGTCGCTGTCGGCGTCAAAATTGTGCTCAATCTCTGGCTCGTCCCGGTATTAGGCTTGAATGGTGCAGCGATAGCAGGTGTTGCTGCCTATGGTATCGCGGCATTGTTGAATGCGATCGTACTTTTACGGACGCTTAGACTTCGCATCTCATGGCGCGACCTGGTCGTGAAGCCGCTGCTCATGATGGGATTCTTGTCTGCCGGGGTGATCGTAGCGAACATGCTGCTGCCGGATCTGCTGCAAGGCATAGGACTGGGAAATGAGCGTGTGGAAGCTGTGATCGTTAGCCTTGTAGGCATCGTGATTGGCGTTGCCGCCTTTGCAGGTAGTGGGATATGGCTTGGCGCGATTACGGCGCAGGAGCTGGCTATGCTCCCCGGCGCGAAGAAATATATACCTAAGTTGGAGCGGCTTGGGTTGTTGAAGAGGCATTAA
- the spoVT gene encoding stage V sporulation protein T: MKATGIVRRIDDLGRVVIPKEIRRTLRIREGDPLEIFVDRDGEVILKKYSPIGELGDFAKEYAESLFESTNHTTLITDRDNIIAVAGGSKKEYLDKSIGSLVEECMENRKTSIETNSGTYEIGRDNQETISSFVVAPIIAGGDPIGTVVMLSKDENTKMSVLETKMAETAAAFLGKQMEQ, translated from the coding sequence ATGAAAGCTACTGGTATTGTTCGTCGTATTGATGATCTCGGACGGGTCGTCATTCCTAAAGAAATTCGTCGTACTCTTCGTATCCGCGAGGGAGATCCACTTGAAATCTTTGTTGATCGCGATGGTGAAGTTATCCTTAAGAAATATTCCCCGATTGGTGAGCTTGGCGACTTTGCGAAGGAATATGCGGAGTCTCTATTCGAGAGCACGAATCATACAACATTGATTACAGATCGTGATAATATTATCGCTGTAGCTGGCGGATCCAAGAAAGAATATTTGGACAAGTCCATCGGATCTTTGGTTGAGGAATGTATGGAGAATCGTAAAACATCTATTGAGACGAATTCCGGCACATACGAAATCGGAAGAGACAACCAAGAAACAATCAGCTCTTTCGTGGTAGCACCAATCATTGCGGGTGGCGACCCTATTGGTACCGTTGTGATGCTTAGCAAAGACGAGAATACGAAGATGAGTGTTCTTGAGACAAAGATGGCTGAGACAGCAGCTGCGTTCTTAGGTAAACAAATGGAACAATAA
- a CDS encoding peptidylprolyl isomerase yields the protein MLLSNRKSAWKSLMITLVAVLMVSLIAGCGQKNESSAAKGDKSKVVATYKGGTITENEFNKELSMMTLLYPQYAQVVTMDEFREYLLKQEIAYKILAEKATNAAKKDGEKKAKEQLDQMKKSAGDQYKTELDKLKLTDQDVLDYMTRLLTVVADYNAKVTDDQVKAEFEKNKESFTTASVRHVLVALETQDGKTKRTKEEALKRAKEVQAMLKAPNADWNKIAKEYSDDGGSKDNGGLYKDAAVGQWVEEFKKAAVELPLNTISDPVETQFGYHVMKVESRVEMTFDKLSADQKESLRGQVSGASMNQFMEKELPGLITKIDLPKVEKKEEPKQETGKKTDEKTEPTSDKK from the coding sequence ATGTTGTTAAGTAACCGTAAAAGTGCTTGGAAATCCTTGATGATCACGCTTGTAGCGGTACTCATGGTGTCGCTCATCGCGGGATGCGGACAGAAGAATGAGAGTTCCGCTGCCAAAGGAGATAAGAGCAAAGTCGTTGCGACGTACAAAGGCGGAACGATTACTGAGAATGAATTTAATAAAGAGCTCAGCATGATGACGCTGCTCTATCCGCAATACGCGCAAGTCGTAACGATGGATGAGTTCAGAGAATACTTGCTTAAGCAAGAGATCGCCTACAAAATTCTAGCTGAGAAAGCAACAAACGCAGCAAAGAAAGACGGCGAGAAGAAAGCAAAAGAGCAATTGGATCAAATGAAAAAATCAGCTGGGGATCAATACAAAACCGAGCTGGACAAGCTTAAATTAACAGATCAAGACGTGCTCGATTATATGACGCGCCTTCTTACCGTTGTTGCGGATTATAATGCCAAAGTAACCGATGACCAGGTAAAGGCTGAGTTCGAGAAGAACAAAGAAAGCTTCACTACGGCCTCCGTCCGCCACGTTCTTGTTGCGCTTGAGACACAAGACGGTAAAACGAAGCGTACGAAAGAAGAAGCACTGAAACGCGCGAAAGAAGTTCAAGCGATGTTGAAAGCACCAAATGCGGATTGGAACAAAATTGCGAAGGAGTACTCCGATGACGGAGGTTCCAAAGACAATGGCGGATTGTATAAAGATGCAGCGGTGGGCCAATGGGTTGAGGAATTCAAGAAAGCAGCCGTTGAGCTTCCACTAAACACAATCAGCGATCCGGTTGAGACACAGTTCGGTTACCATGTCATGAAAGTGGAATCCCGTGTGGAGATGACGTTCGACAAATTGTCGGCAGACCAGAAGGAATCGCTTCGTGGCCAAGTATCCGGTGCGAGCATGAATCAATTCATGGAGAAGGAACTGCCAGGTCTTATTACGAAGATTGATCTGCCTAAGGTAGAGAAAAAGGAAGAGCCGAAGCAAGAAACAGGTAAGAAAACCGATGAAAAGACAGAACCAACCAGTGATAAAAAGTAA
- the mfd gene encoding transcription-repair coupling factor: MLHALIQALSEDRDFKSITAGLESGMREQLISGLTGSSRQVVIAALFEKLQRPMLIVTHNMFAAQKITEDLQECISPEHVMLYPANELVAAESAISSPETLAQRIDVLMKSSRGFRGVIVAPYSGVRRFIPTREMMKSAHLDIKVGETLEINAFMKRMVELGYERVEQVQSRGEMSVRGGIVDFYPLTARLAYRVEWFGDDIDSIRTFDPADQRSVDKEEAIVIPPCKEIIADAGRFQNAAVHASELLEKQLEKMADRNAKSLLREEIGRELEMLREQIYFPDLYKYISMLFPERETLFDYMAKDTLLILDEPTRILEISKQLERDESEWNLHLMQNGKSMPGFVLGHTADHMLHHPPFQTLFLSLFLRQIPHTQPQNIVNFMCRAMQDFHGQMNVLKAEMERWKKSGAKVMMLASNDERTERMRRVLQDYQIEEPMILKGNLQTGFELSSIHLVVITEGEMFSQKQRKVRSKIDKKVDNAERIKSYTELKVGDYVVHQNHGIGKYMGIGTLEINGIHKDYLHILYAGGDKLSVPIEQIDMIQKYVGSEEKEPKIYKLGGNDWAKVKNKVRSSVQDIADDLVKLYAERQSAPGFAFEKDTPEQQEFEAMFPYDETIDQLRAIEEIKKDMQKNVPMDRLLCGDVGYGKTEVAVRAAFKAAMEGKQVAVLVPTTILAQQHYETFRERFSGYPMNIQVLSRFRSKKEQNETIKGIKRGTVDVVIGTHRILSQDMIFKDLGLLIVDEEQRFGVSHKEKLKRLKTNVDVLTLTATPIPRTLHMSMLGVRDLSVIETPPENRFPVQTYVVEHSNALIRESIERELARGGQVYYLYNRVQGIYQMAEQISALVPDARVAVGHGQMSEQELEKTILDFLDGEYDVLVSTSIIETGVDIPNVNTLIVHDADKMGLSQLYQLRGRVGRSNRIAYAYFTYQRDKVLTEVAEKRLQSIKEFTELGSGFKIAMRDLSIRGAGNLLGAEQHGFIASVGFDLYSQMLADEIQKRKAEMGGDYVAPPKEVSTVIDLSVDAYLPSDYIYDSIQKIEIYKKVASLRSFDEGDELQDELVDRFGDLPLAVQHLLAVARLKIYGRYYGIEAISRKGDDVVIRIAASQTDHIYRDKLAQLGAQFDKRIRFEQGPSIIMNVRCKGLDDSQMLQLLEDVLKSAKEAFKTKGELQDVVK; encoded by the coding sequence TTGCTACACGCACTTATTCAAGCATTATCCGAAGATCGAGATTTTAAATCCATAACAGCAGGACTGGAATCTGGGATGCGAGAGCAGCTCATATCAGGACTCACGGGTTCTTCGCGCCAAGTTGTGATCGCGGCGTTGTTCGAGAAGCTGCAGCGTCCGATGCTGATCGTAACCCATAATATGTTCGCAGCGCAGAAAATTACAGAGGATCTGCAGGAGTGCATTTCACCAGAGCATGTGATGTTATATCCAGCTAATGAACTGGTTGCAGCGGAATCAGCAATTTCAAGCCCTGAGACGTTAGCTCAGCGCATCGATGTCTTGATGAAGTCTTCCCGTGGTTTTCGTGGTGTCATTGTAGCTCCGTATTCCGGTGTGCGCCGATTCATTCCGACACGCGAGATGATGAAGAGCGCGCATCTTGATATTAAAGTTGGAGAGACACTCGAGATTAACGCCTTTATGAAGCGTATGGTGGAGCTGGGGTATGAGCGGGTAGAGCAAGTCCAATCACGCGGCGAAATGAGCGTTCGCGGGGGGATTGTCGACTTCTATCCACTAACTGCTCGCCTTGCTTACCGAGTAGAGTGGTTCGGTGACGATATTGATTCCATCCGTACATTTGATCCGGCAGACCAACGCTCCGTGGATAAGGAAGAAGCGATTGTCATTCCGCCATGCAAGGAGATTATTGCGGATGCAGGGCGATTCCAGAATGCGGCGGTGCATGCGTCAGAACTGCTCGAAAAACAGCTGGAGAAGATGGCGGACCGCAATGCTAAAAGTCTGCTGCGCGAAGAAATCGGACGTGAGCTGGAGATGCTGCGGGAGCAGATTTATTTTCCAGACCTCTATAAATATATTTCGATGTTGTTTCCAGAACGAGAGACGTTATTCGACTATATGGCGAAAGACACGCTCCTTATTCTGGACGAACCAACGCGAATCTTGGAGATTTCCAAGCAGCTTGAACGCGACGAGAGTGAATGGAATCTGCATTTGATGCAGAACGGGAAGTCGATGCCAGGCTTCGTGCTGGGTCATACCGCAGATCATATGCTGCATCATCCGCCCTTCCAGACATTGTTCTTGTCCCTGTTCTTGCGCCAAATTCCACATACGCAACCGCAAAATATCGTGAATTTCATGTGCCGCGCGATGCAGGATTTCCATGGTCAGATGAATGTGCTCAAGGCTGAGATGGAACGTTGGAAGAAGTCCGGCGCGAAGGTCATGATGCTCGCGAGCAATGATGAGCGGACCGAACGGATGCGTCGCGTGCTTCAAGACTATCAGATTGAGGAACCGATGATTCTCAAGGGTAACCTGCAGACCGGGTTCGAGTTGTCCTCAATTCATCTTGTCGTTATTACCGAAGGTGAGATGTTCTCGCAGAAACAGCGTAAAGTTCGTAGTAAAATCGATAAAAAGGTCGATAATGCCGAGCGCATTAAGAGCTACACCGAGCTGAAGGTTGGCGACTATGTCGTGCACCAGAACCATGGGATCGGGAAATACATGGGGATTGGGACACTGGAGATCAACGGCATTCATAAAGATTATCTGCATATTCTGTATGCGGGTGGCGACAAGTTGTCTGTACCGATCGAACAGATTGATATGATCCAGAAATATGTCGGGTCAGAGGAGAAAGAACCGAAGATCTATAAGCTTGGCGGCAACGACTGGGCGAAGGTTAAAAATAAAGTCCGTTCCTCCGTGCAGGATATTGCGGATGATCTGGTCAAGCTGTACGCAGAGCGCCAATCTGCACCTGGCTTTGCTTTCGAGAAGGACACGCCTGAGCAGCAAGAATTTGAAGCGATGTTCCCGTATGATGAGACGATTGACCAACTGCGCGCGATTGAAGAAATCAAGAAGGATATGCAGAAAAATGTACCAATGGACCGTCTGTTATGCGGTGACGTAGGTTACGGGAAGACGGAGGTTGCCGTACGTGCTGCATTTAAGGCAGCGATGGAAGGCAAGCAGGTGGCTGTCCTCGTTCCGACGACGATCTTGGCACAGCAGCATTATGAGACATTCCGCGAGCGGTTCTCAGGGTATCCGATGAATATTCAAGTGCTGAGCCGCTTCCGTTCGAAGAAGGAACAGAACGAGACAATCAAGGGTATTAAACGCGGTACGGTAGATGTCGTTATTGGGACCCATCGGATTCTGTCGCAGGATATGATCTTCAAAGATCTGGGACTGCTTATCGTCGATGAAGAGCAGCGTTTTGGCGTATCTCACAAAGAAAAGCTGAAGCGGCTGAAGACGAATGTCGACGTGCTGACGCTAACGGCTACGCCAATCCCGCGTACGCTGCATATGTCGATGCTTGGAGTACGCGATTTGTCGGTTATCGAGACGCCGCCGGAGAACCGTTTCCCCGTACAGACGTATGTCGTGGAGCATAGCAATGCATTGATCCGCGAGTCCATTGAGCGTGAATTAGCGCGCGGTGGACAGGTATACTATTTATATAACCGCGTTCAAGGGATTTACCAGATGGCCGAGCAGATCTCTGCATTGGTGCCGGACGCTAGAGTCGCTGTAGGGCATGGTCAAATGTCTGAGCAAGAGCTGGAGAAGACAATTCTCGATTTCTTGGATGGGGAATACGATGTGCTCGTGAGCACGAGTATTATTGAGACGGGTGTCGATATTCCGAACGTGAATACACTAATCGTCCATGACGCCGACAAAATGGGCTTGTCCCAGTTGTATCAGCTACGGGGACGTGTCGGGCGTTCGAATCGCATCGCTTATGCGTACTTCACATATCAACGGGACAAAGTGTTGACGGAGGTTGCGGAGAAGCGACTGCAATCCATCAAAGAGTTCACAGAGCTTGGCTCAGGATTCAAAATTGCGATGCGCGACTTGTCGATTCGCGGAGCGGGTAATCTGCTCGGTGCGGAACAGCATGGTTTCATTGCGTCGGTCGGATTCGATCTCTACTCGCAAATGCTAGCAGACGAGATTCAGAAGCGGAAAGCTGAGATGGGCGGAGATTATGTCGCGCCTCCGAAAGAGGTATCGACAGTGATCGACCTGAGTGTCGATGCATATTTACCATCCGATTATATTTATGATAGTATTCAGAAGATTGAGATTTACAAAAAAGTTGCTTCCTTGCGCTCCTTCGATGAGGGCGATGAGCTGCAGGATGAGCTGGTAGACCGCTTCGGCGACTTACCGCTTGCCGTACAGCATCTGCTCGCCGTCGCAAGGCTCAAAATTTATGGCCGTTATTACGGGATCGAGGCGATTTCGCGTAAAGGAGACGACGTCGTCATCCGTATTGCTGCGAGCCAGACCGATCACATATATCGCGATAAGTTAGCGCAACTGGGGGCACAATTCGACAAGCGCATTCGCTTTGAGCAGGGTCCAAGTATTATAATGAATGTGAGATGTAAAGGGCTAGATGATTCGCAGATGCTGCAATTGTTAGAAGATGTGCTCAAAAGCGCCAAAGAGGCGTTCAAAACGAAGGGAGAATTACAAGATGTTGTTAAGTAA